Sequence from the Fundulus heteroclitus isolate FHET01 chromosome 7, MU-UCD_Fhet_4.1, whole genome shotgun sequence genome:
TTCTAAATTACTGATTAAATAAAGTGATAGAAAAATGTGAGGAGAACCCGTAGTCTTTGTGGTTGACTAGTGGTGTCACTGCTCCATGTAGATGCTGCCATGCTCAGTACTCGGAGGTGGCTTTACATTCAGTCTGCAGTGAAGCCAGGGGAATGTTGCCAAACCGCCCCTGTTATACAGAGGTAGCTTTACTCCTTCTAAAGTCGActctaaaatgcaaaaatccaCCACACTTCTTCCATGTCCAGAAATTAGTTTAAGGCCATCTTGTGTTTTTAACATGATGATGGtgaaaatttcttttttttcctcccaaatCAGCCGTCAAAGCAGGGCTGTCAAACATAGGGCCCGCGGGCCAGTTCCAGCCCGCCTagcaatttagtccggcccggtggctaaatgcattatcattactcaaaaaaatattttttttctcccagtgtcctgtctggcaatgtggcaataaaaattgttgtcttaatgtcaaaaagagctcatcagatttgactttcacaagtggagcagtactgcttttgccatagtgctctgcttcatttataaatgtgaatagttttattatgattcatgcggggaatatctcaaatgatatggacactacaatgggaaagtaggagaggaaaggaagaacgagaagaataaaagaaaaggtgaaagaagagataaaaggaagagaatgataaaacaattattgaaaaaaatgtgtactTCGTTtcattgaaaatctgcagttcctatattgtccacgaggggcgctgtgttttaatcagaagatggtagcactgagcttcagatgcggaaaattgatttgaaatcatttcttaatttttatctgtttgatgtattttgtcatgcaggacagtgtttttaagttccaaaaaatgtgaataaatgtttttccacattgtacaatcactgtgatcagttcttaaacatttacttgtgcattatgcataactgagtaaaagtattgttaaaattgcacatacttttcttaaaaacttttaagtaattcataatatattgtgtaaaagtgaaattcatgtaatataaaaatcaacaacaagtccacttttattagttctatttaatcttgcaacgagtttactcgtgtggtcctcttgagatcagattaagctgaatgcggcccctagaCGAAAATGTCAAAATGACACCTCTGCGTCAAAGGCACCAGAACAGATGAGGTAATCTTTGAGGGAAGGGTGACTTCCTCAGCTGACGCCTTCTCTTATCTCCTACAGGTGCTTCCAGGGTCCTCGTCGCCACAATGAGTTGGGGGGCCCTCTACGCCCAGCTGGGCGGCGTCAACAAACACTCCACCAGCCTCGGCAAGATCTGGCTCTCCGTCCTCTTCATCTTCCGCATCACCATCCTGGTCCTGGCCGCCGAGAGCGTCTGGGGCGACGAGCAGTCCGACTTCACGTGCAACACGCAGCAGCCCGGCTGCAAGAACGTCTGCTACGACCACTTCTTCCCCGTGTCGCACATCCGCCTGTGGTGCCTGCAGCTCATCTTCGTCTCCACGCCAGCGCTGCTCGTGGCCATGCACGTCGCGTACAGGAAGCGCGGCGACAAGAGGACCATGCTGGCCTCCAACGGCACCGAGAGCGCCGACCTGGAGACCCTGAAGAAGCGGCGCCTGCCCATCACGGGCCCCCTGTGGTGGACCTACACCTGCAGCCTGTTCTTCCGGCTCATCTTCGAGGGCGGCTTCATGTACGCGCTGTACTTCGTCTACGACGGCTTCCGGATGCCCCGGCTCGTCAAGTGCGAGCAGTGGCCCTGCCCCAACAAGGTGGACTGCTTCATCTCCAGGCCCACGGAGAAGACCGTCTTCACCATCTTCATGGTGGCCTCCTCGGCCATCTGCATGGTGCTGAACGTGGCCGAGCTGCTGTACCTGGTCGTCAAGGCGCTGCTGAGGTGCACGAACGGCTCCGGCAAGAGGAAGCTCCCCTACACAGAGAGCGTGGCGAGAGACAACAAGAAGAACGAGATGCTGCTGTCCTCCTCCACGGATTCCTCCAGCAACAAGACCATGTGCTGAGAGGAGCAAAAGGGGGAGGGATGCACTTCCGATCCATCCGTGAACGTCCATCTAGAGCCGCGTCGAAGGGATGCAGAGTCTGTGTTACCGTGGAGAGGAATTAGTTCAGCTTTTTAACGCCAAGCAGCGGAACTTGTGTCGACCCGAAGGGAAGTCGGTTTGGGTTATATGTTTTTTACACATGGCCTTACGTTTTCCGCACATGCGCTGTAGCGTTGTCCGCTGCCGAGTATTTTTCAGTTCTACCCCAggccttattttttattttccatcaacAGAGAGGAGGTCGTCTTCTCACCATCAGAGCAGTTTAACCAATAGAAGTCGGTATTAGTTTAATCGGTTTACAAGTGTAAAAGGAATCGAGATAAAAATGTGCAATACTCCCTGCAGAATCTTactttgtaataataatattttattttggcggGGTCGAGAATATTTTTTCTCCCAAAACCCCAAACTCAGCAAATAAAAGGTGCTCATACTTTGTAAGATAACTTTATGTTTTCACAGAGACAGCCAGCAGATTTCAGAATACTATGTGACACCTTAATAAGTTTTACACTGGAGATTTGTGTTTGACTTGCTGTATGTTTAAAAGCACAACAAACTGCTGCCATAAGTAAAAAACGTGAGCACGCTGCTGTTCCTGAGGTGAATGAGCCTacactgccatctagtggtgaatGAAGAAACAAGGCGGGAATTGAAGCGGGGGGCCTGTAGTTTAATTTAAAGGGACTGTTTTGTCACTGATTGATCAAAGGCAGATTGATTTAGAGTTTGCTGTGCTTACCTAATTGTCTTTTCTcgtttatctttatttttgtgtgtaagGATTGTTTAAGACGCATGCGCGCGTATCACCTTTCTACTGAACCAAATGCCACGCAACAAACGAAAAGACCACATATTTCTTTTATCAAcgaatcttcaaaaaaaaaaaaaaaaaagagaaatgaatgaataaaacacaaatggattttttaaaagtgcaaTATCATGAATTATCTTAATAGCCCATCATTTCACCGGCTTCATGAGGGAAGCTGTTGTGGTGGCACGGCTCCTGATGCTAAAGGTGTAGAGGGAGGGTGTGAGGAGTCCCTGAAACCCTGGAATGAGCTTCTGCtttacatttgcattttttttatagcttttgCCTGAGCTAAACctttagaagtttttttttttatctgcaccTTACAAAGTATTCATACTGCTAGATCTGTGTcacatgttacaaccacagacttcaatCTGTTTTATTGGACTTTTATCTTTCGACACAAAGTAATGTATagttgtgtaatgaatgaaacgatggaagtaaaaaaaaaaagggtatacGCATGCATTTCCATTCAGCTTTACTGAAccaatactttgtggaaccacctgAAACGACTGAAATGTTGGGCCGTTTATCTTTGTAAAATAGatccagctcagtcagactagCTGGAGAGCCTTTGTGAACGTCAGTTTTCAAGGCTTCCCActaactttgactgggccgttctaacacatCAATATGCTTTGACCTAAATCCCTCCATTGCAgccctgtctgtgtgttttgctCCCCTGAAAGGTGAATATCACCGAGTCTCAATTTTTTTGACAGTCTCTCTCTGGTTCGTTCAATCATTGCCTAATACTGAGCGCCTACCATCTCCCCCACCGACTATGACCAGCGTTCTGGTTCTCGCAGCATAATACTGCCTCTATGTTCCTCTACAGCGATGGTGCAGACCACAGCGCCTTCTTACACATTCTCGGATGATGGATTGAAGCTTGAGATATTGTTTCATTAGTCTCACCATGCTTTGAAACACTCCACAAATTTCTCCCTAACCTGTCCACCGTTGCTCGGCCTTCATGATGCTGAtttttcactaatgttctctaacaaacgtCTGAGGCTGATTATATATGCTGATATTAAATTACACTCCGGAGGAATCTGTTTTTACAAATCTGAAAGCGTTTGGCGGTGCTAGATTTCATTTCATGGTATCTGGTTAAGAGGCTGAATACATatgcactccacacttttcagattgttttccTTCTGAGAAGCAAACAAACACCACGTACACTTTTCATCATGCTTCACAGCTATGCAATGCTTCCTATGTCACACAAAAATCCCAATTGAATACATAGAAGTCTGTGGTCGCGACACGTGACACAttttgaaaaggtttaaggggagtgaatacttttggcaaagGTAGCACATATGCTTGCTGTTTTAAAAGTATGCACTGTTAAGCCTGAAATTATTCATCATTCTGGCAGATTTTAGGTTTAAGGTAATCTGTAACTGTTGCCCACACGTTTCCACTGACCAGAAGTGATTTCAGTGTTTTAGAATGACCCAGTAAGGGTCTCCACTCGTGAAGGGAGCTCAAGATCGGGGCGAAGGCCTTCTAACACACCCCATGGAAAAAGTTAGTCAGCAATTGGAAAGGAGGTTTAGTTGCTAtggtaaagattttttttccattgattattgAGAACCACAGAAAATTAAATGGCATGCAATTTTCTAATGAAACATATACGACAGACTTTTTTAGCTGACGCTCCTTTCTTGCAGTTATAACATTGTTCTTTAAAGGTCACATTTcctgtcagaaacaaacttgCTGCTTGAATggaaataatccatccatccatccatccatccatccatccatcttccaaaacttctatccctgctggggtcatgaggggtgctggtgtcctatctccagctgtccatgggcgagaggcggggtacacccaggTCACCACTCTGTCACAGTGAATGGAAATAATttcaaatctaaatctgcccAGAGTATGGATCATTTTGGGCTCAGCTGCCGCTCTGCAGTCAAATCCGTCATACATGTGGTCACACGCAGATAGGAATCTTCGCTCTTTGTAATGATTGTTTTTGCCTaaatgaaaagcttttttttccccatgcaGGAGTCTGTTTTAAAGCGTCAATAAGCGTCCTGAAGTGTTACTGTTGTGTCCTTCATCCAGCCTCCCTCCGTGACTCTTAGCCAATTGTTTCTGTGCTGTACCGCCCCAGGACAGCCTCAGTTGCTTTCTGTATTCATCTTATAGAGATCTTTATGGTGCGCGCTGACCCTGGCTGCTTGTCTCAGCTTTCAGCGTAGGCCTTATTTTAGCCAGCGCTCTAATCACGGCTCTGCCCTCCTAATAATACAAATCTCAAAGCGAAGCTTGCCTTTGTCGTCCGTCCGGGCCGTCCAGGAATAGATGTCATGGATTAGTCACATCTGTttctcgaaaaaaaaaaaaaaaggcacctgGCTGGTCATTTTGGGATTGCGCAATAACTGCTGAGGCTCTGAGTGAGATAAGCTGGCGGCCAATTATATGTGTCAATTCCAAAGTTATTAAAAGTAAGGCCGGATGAGatgctcagtgtgtgtgtgtgtgtgtttttgttgttgttgttgtgtaacAGCTCCGGCCCATGCGGTCATGTGGAGTTTCTCGGCGTGAGAACGGCAGAGGAAAACGTGACCCGGACATCGTTGCACTCTGGAGAGTTTagtgtcattttctttttcttttcttttttttttttttaatgacgtGTTTTGTGTATCCACTCTAAAATGACTTTTGACCTTTTGGTGTGAACTAGACAATCTTGCTCACGGAAGACTTTCAAACTGACCTTATTTCCACAGCAATGTTTTAGTTTGATTTTTAACAGCTATGCAACACTAATGGACAGTTTTCACAGCgagaaatgaaacaaatgagAAGGTTTTTGATTGTGATTTGTATCTGAAATGTCTCGTGTCACACTTGCACTTTGATTCTTccgtttctgtgttttttttttctttgaatctTTTTCATAAATGAGTGAAAACATACTGGTTTGTctctttattattcttattgatattattatttatttgcctaTTTATCTGCTTATTTGGTGCAGTGGGGGAGACCCTATACTGACATTTCAAGATGTTAAGTTTTCTGGAAAAAGGGGAGTTGGGGTTAAACTTTGGTTTAAGATGACATCATGACCTCTATACCTGGTTCATTATTTATCTCAGGGTTTATTCTAGTGAATAATGTGCAGTTTTATAATAGCAATTAGTGGTTGGGGTTCTACTTCATGATGTCCATCTATATGCcgcacattttattttctaaatgcgGTACAGAAGATCACGCTTTGAGTCATTAGATCAGATTTTAATCTTACTGAAGTTCATAGTTGAGGTCAAGCTTTCCGTCTACATTATGAGGTTTATTTGCATACTTTATCATTATCACTGttaatgttgtttatttatgaagTGATGTTTATATTACTAGTTTAAGACTTGGAGTATACCCAGATCAGACGTTTGCGGTTTGGATTCATTTGGAAATACTTTGATTACCTTTAAATAATGGCTCATCTCCGTCAACTTTGCGCACACTTTTCGGagccgtgtttttttttggggtgggggcaGGTTGACGCGGGGCGTGGTGTGACTCCGAACAGGCAGATGACCGTGGGTCCACTCATGCATGGCCACACAATGTGACAGCCCAGACATGGGTGGAAACGGCTCCCTGCTCCGTTTGACCGAACAACATCTGCGCCTTCAAGCCGCCTCCGCAAACTGACCCCCAGACTGAGGCCAACTTTTACTCCTCGCTGTTACTGTTTTGCGCGCAGCTGCTTACAGACCCAGGACAGACCAGGCACCTGGAGGAGTTAGCGCACGTGTGGGGGGATTATTGTTGTTACTTTAggccacatttaaaaaaaaactaaaaaaaaaaaaaaagagttgatgAAATCATCAGAGAAGTCTCCGGGGTCCCTCTCAGCGGGAGGTCTTCACGCTTTTCAGCGCGCTCCAGCGATGGCACCGCGCACGGCCGATGGACTGTAACTGTGACATCCTCAGAGGTATGACGGACAGACGCCCAAGACCTAGAAACTTTCCCAAGCTCGTCAGGGGGACCCGAAGAAGAAATCTGAAGGTAATTGAGACCAGCCTCAGTTTTCCTGAACAGCGTGGGGGGGGGACAAAAGCCCGACAAAGCTTGTGGCGCTTAAAGGGAGTCTGGGCACTCTGGCACACTCTGCATTGTGAGCCTGGCACGTATTGGCTTTGTATTCGAACCTGACTCAGTTCGGCTGGTAGACCTAAATGCCAAAAATACCACCAAACTTTGATAGGTTCATGCTGAATTTGAGATCTGCCGCTGAAAAGTTGCCACCACCACGAGAGAAAGGAGAGCCTTCTGACTCAGTGACAGGAACTTCTCTGGAGCGCCTTCATTCCCTGCAAAGTCTACAGCAAGAAAAATGCCAAGTCTCTTCAATAATCATCTGTTTCCTGATTCTTAGCTGTATTTTGGTTCAAGCGCTGAACTGCAATTTGGCCTTGgcttttaaatgcaaaagaatCAAAAGGAGTCAGTGAGTTTATGCTCAATAAACGCTTTTCTCTTCCAGGTGTCAAACACTTTTTGAACCCTAGTCGATGGATTTACCTTCAATTCAAGAGTTTTTCAGTAagtctgtagctctgctgcaaATTTCCTATATTTATCACCTGTTTATTTCAAATTGCTGGCAAACTAGAGATCCAAAGTTTCAAAAGCCACTGGAAAATGTGGATTTAAACTTTCAGCTGATAACTTCCAAAGGACTTTATGCTGTTAGAAATAAACCGATAAAGGAAAACTCTTGATGTTGGCTTCTTAAACACAATGGTGTGAATATCATCAGTTTGTTGAGCTTTTATTCACcagaaaaatctaatttgaaCGCATCCGTTTTGGCCACAGAAAGCAAATTGTTTCATCTATGGTGGAAAAATCAATCCCAGTGTTCGGTACTTTGAAACTAAATGAGACGGAAACATTCTTTAACATTTTCCACTGTCCATTTTAATACTATCAATGGATGCTCAACTTTCTTACGTCAGAAATATGGTaacagatattttattttatttttttgcacatggTTCATGCAgcgtttttgttttacagcagaCAGAGAGAGTGGGGtgtgggagggagggagggatgtgtaaatgtgtgtatatcagtatgtgtgtgtgtttgtgtatgtgtgtgtgcgtgtgtgtgtgtgcgcgcgtgtcaTCCCAGAGCCCCATCTCTGCTAAATGCTGTTTTCGAACATAATAATGTTGATCTCAGCACATGCCTGCTGGGCAGCGGAGCGAGCAggtgagagacagagacagggcctgacacagagacagagagaaaagcCAATGAACTAGGCTTCAATCACACAGGTGGCCTGTACAGTATACCAGCATCTGGAGCGAAAGGCTGCAGTTTTATTCACAGCCTCGTCTGATAGATATTCGATGGAATAGAAGGATTTATGCCAACCGCTGTTGCATGTGTTTATGTACAGTGTCTCAGCTAGGGTGAGAGCCTCCACGCTTCGCTAGTCTTTCAAGATTcagtaaacttttattttagttttttttactcgACAtaatctctttctctctcctctttgtcggtttttttttgttgttttttcccctaccCCAGCCTGTACTTTCTCTGTAGGCTAGAAACGTTGAAGCATGGGCGACTGGAGTTTTCTGGGGCGGCTGCTGGAGAATGCTCAGGAGCACTCGACCGTCATCGGCAAAGTCTGGCTGACCGTCCTGTTCATCTTCAGGATCCTGGTGCTCGGCGCCGCAGCCGAGGAGGTCTGGGGCGACGAGCAGTCCGACTTCACCTGCAACACCCAGCAGCCCGGCTGCGAGAACGTGTGCTACGACGAGGCCTTCCCCATCTCGCACATCCGCTTCTGGGTGCTGCAGATCATCTTCGTCTCCACGCCGACCCTCATCTACCTGGGCCACGTGCTGCACATCGTCCGAATGGAGGAGAAGcggaaggagaaggaggaggaggtgcgCAAGGCCAACAGGCTACAGGAGGAGAAGGAACGGCTTTATAGAAACGGGGGCGACGCCGGAGGTGGGGGGAAGAAGGAGAAGCCACCAATCAGAGACGAGCATGGCAAAATCCGTATAAGAGGTGCACTGCTGCGCACTTATGTGTTCAATATTATTTTCAAGACcctgtttgaagtgggtttcaTTTTGGGCCAGTATTTCCTGTACGGCTTCCAGCTGAGGCCCCTGTACAAATGTGCGCGCTCGCCGTGCCCCAACACCGTTGACTGCTTCATATCGAGGCCCACTGAAAAGactatttttatcatatttatgCTTGTGGTGGCTTGCGTGTCTCTTTTGCTGAATATGTTGGAAATCtatcacctgggatggaagaaACTGAAACAGGGCATGACAAACGAGTTCCTCCCCGGCAGCAAGTCGCTGCAGCGCGCCGGCGCCGAAGAGCCCCTGTGCTTGGCCCCGGCCTCGGCCTCGAGAACTGCCCCATCCAGCCTCGGCTACCCGCCCAACTACATCGACGTGACGGCGGGCAGCGGGGCGTTTCTGCCGCCTATGAGGCCGGCAGCCGTGGCCTCGGCGGCGCAGTTTAAGGTGGCTGATCTCCAGCAGGAGGAGTCGCTTCGGCAGTCTTCCTCGCCTTCTCGGTACTacatcagcaacaacaacaaccacaggCTGGCCACGCAGCAGAACTGGGCCAACCTGGCTACCGAGCAGCAGACTCGGGAGATGGGGTCGCCTTCCCCATCCTCATCTTCTTCTGCCAACAATGAGGGTGAACGGCAGCAGGCGCCGGCCGGTGCCGCTCCGCTCCTTCCCGGCGACGCCGGCGACGACGCCACCTTAGGAGGCGCCGGTGGCAGCGGTGGAGGGAGGCAaacccaccaggaggaggcccaccTCACCACCACGACGGTGGAGATGCACGAGCCCCCGCTTACGGCCAGCACAGACCCGCGGCGGCTCAGCCGGGCGAGCAAGAGCAGCAACGTCAGGGCCAGGCCGAGCGACCTGGCTGTCTGAAACCTCTTTGGCCCTTCAGTGTCCCCAACCCCTTCCAacaccgccccccccccctcgcttcCCTCTGCCACTCCCTCAGACACTCTAATTGTC
This genomic interval carries:
- the cx30.3 gene encoding connexin 30.3 gives rise to the protein MSWGALYAQLGGVNKHSTSLGKIWLSVLFIFRITILVLAAESVWGDEQSDFTCNTQQPGCKNVCYDHFFPVSHIRLWCLQLIFVSTPALLVAMHVAYRKRGDKRTMLASNGTESADLETLKKRRLPITGPLWWTYTCSLFFRLIFEGGFMYALYFVYDGFRMPRLVKCEQWPCPNKVDCFISRPTEKTVFTIFMVASSAICMVLNVAELLYLVVKALLRCTNGSGKRKLPYTESVARDNKKNEMLLSSSTDSSSNKTMC
- the gja3 gene encoding gap junction alpha-3 protein → MGDWSFLGRLLENAQEHSTVIGKVWLTVLFIFRILVLGAAAEEVWGDEQSDFTCNTQQPGCENVCYDEAFPISHIRFWVLQIIFVSTPTLIYLGHVLHIVRMEEKRKEKEEEVRKANRLQEEKERLYRNGGDAGGGGKKEKPPIRDEHGKIRIRGALLRTYVFNIIFKTLFEVGFILGQYFLYGFQLRPLYKCARSPCPNTVDCFISRPTEKTIFIIFMLVVACVSLLLNMLEIYHLGWKKLKQGMTNEFLPGSKSLQRAGAEEPLCLAPASASRTAPSSLGYPPNYIDVTAGSGAFLPPMRPAAVASAAQFKVADLQQEESLRQSSSPSRYYISNNNNHRLATQQNWANLATEQQTREMGSPSPSSSSSANNEGERQQAPAGAAPLLPGDAGDDATLGGAGGSGGGRQTHQEEAHLTTTTVEMHEPPLTASTDPRRLSRASKSSNVRARPSDLAV